One bacterium genomic window, CAAAGGGATTGTCAGATTATCCATTCTCTCACTCGTTGTAGGACCAATTGAACCAACTATTTTTCCCTCAGGAGTAGGAGAAGGACCTGTATAATAAATTAATTCATTTTTTATCTCTATAGGAATATTTTTTTTCAAGTTTATAATTTCAATCAATTTTTTATGTGCCGCATCCCTTGCTGTTAAAATTTTCCCATTTATTAAAACATAATCTCCTGCTTTAAGTTTTTTTAAATCTTTTTCATTTTTCAATGGGAAATATATTTTTTTCATATTTCAAAACTCCCCATTCTGTGAGCCCAACAGCATAAATTTACAGCAACAGGCAAACCTGCTATATGAGTTGGATAAGTTTCAATTTTTAAATCAAGTGCTGTAACATTACCACCAAATCCTGAAGGTCCTATTTTTAACTTGTTTATTTTAAAAAGAATTTCTTTCTCCCAATCTCTGTATTTGGAATTTTCATCTCCAATTTTACTCAAAGCATATTTTGAAAGCAACGCTGCTTTCTCAAAAGAACCACCAATTCCAACACCAATAAAAACAGGTGGACAGGGAGAACTACCTGCTTTTTCCACTGTTTCAATTATAAAATTTTCTATACCCATTTTTCCTTCTGAGGGATTAAGCATCTTTAATCTGCTTTTATTCTCTGAACCGAAACCCTTTGCAATTATTGTAAACTTTAATTTATCACCCTCATTCACCAAGTAATGAATAATACATGGAGTATTATTTCCTGTATTCTCTCTT contains:
- a CDS encoding FumA C-terminus/TtdB family hydratase beta subunit, translating into MKKIYFPLKNEKDLKKLKAGDYVLINGKILTARDAAHKKLIEIINLKKNIPIEIKNELIYYTGPSPTPEGKIVGSIGPTTSERMDNLTIPLLKLGLKGTMGKGERGKEIVKAFKRFKAVYFITYGGCGAYLSQFVKGIKLLAFEELGPEAIYQLEVYEFPAIVGIDIYGDNFFNYRKV
- a CDS encoding fumarate hydratase, with the protein product MCETIIEINYKLPEEVKKYIKIAYENEKEKYSRKYLEIILKNIEIAERERIPLCQDTGLAIIFAEIGINVKIEKGIYKDLTEIINKGVEKGSKKGFLRNSVVSAIERENTGNNTPCIIHYLVNEGDKLKFTIIAKGFGSENKSRLKMLNPSEGKMGIENFIIETVEKAGSSPCPPVFIGVGIGGSFEKAALLSKYALSKIGDENSKYRDWEKEILFKINKLKIGPSGFGGNVTALDLKIETYPTHIAGLPVAVNLCCWAHRMGSFEI